In one window of Arachis ipaensis cultivar K30076 chromosome B06, Araip1.1, whole genome shotgun sequence DNA:
- the LOC107646854 gene encoding uncharacterized protein LOC107646854, translated as MLTIKTYSIKRAVEYKIVNSDQWRYNAQCVQFGPGCEEIHRSSQSMQTSMEQDYHQLDSKVIAQHIFTMVKADPTISIRVLQGSVEKHFGYKASYRKVWLAKQRVIASIYGDWEESYNELPRWLFAMQIYLPGTWVQLVTQPWPGAADAVMFHWVFWTFPPCIEAFKHCKPLIFIDGTHLYGKYGGTLLVAIAQDGNANILPIAFAVVKGETKEAWSFFLSYLRYHVTPQPGVLVISDRHKSIDAH; from the exons ATGTTGACTATTAAGACGTACAGCATCAAGAGGGCTGTGGAGTACAAAATAGTAAACAGTGACCAGTGGAGGTATAATGCACAGTGTGTCCAGTTCGGACCGGGTTGTGAGGAGATACATAGGTCCTCACAGAGCATGCAAACTTCGATGGAGCAAGACTATCATCAGTTGGATTCGAAGGTGATTGCGCAACACATTTTCACAATGGTAAAAGCAGATCCAACAATAAGTATCAGGGTTCTGCAAGGAAGTGTAGAGAAACATTTCGGTTACAAGGCGTCTTACAGGAAGGTTTGGCTTGCAAAGCAGAGAGTGATTGCTAGCATATATGGGGATTGGGAGGAGTCCTATAACGAGCTTCCTCGTTGGTTGTTCGCCATGCAAATTTACTTGCCTG GTACTTGGGTGCAACTTGTCACTCAGCCTTGGCCTGGTGCTGCCGATGCCGTCATGTTTCATTGGGTGTTTTGGACGTTTCCACCATGCATCGAggctttcaagcattgcaagccacTAATTTTCATTGATGGAACACACTTATATGGTAAATATGGTGGCACGCTGCTTGTGGCCATAGCTCAGGATGGCAACGCAAACATTTTGCCTATTGCGTTTGCCGTGGTCAAGGGTGAGACAAAGGAGGCATGGTCGTTCTTTCTCTCCTATCTGCGTTATCATGTGACTCCACAACCCGGTGTCTTAGTGATTTCAGACAGGCACAAATCAATTGATGCTCACTGA
- the LOC107646853 gene encoding uncharacterized protein LOC107646853, protein MKAIEFNSKHINTMNVYQFDRSRTSYTVEELAVVPGSRQQNYQVLLDEGKCDCGYFQALHLRCRHILAACSHARIDWRGFVHLVYRMESVFNVYRLEFRPIGHEDDWPSYEGRIQPNPMMMRVKKGRPVNSRIRNNMDDVEHTREKRCSLCRQPGDTRKTCPTVDGAGASSSRR, encoded by the coding sequence ATGAAGGCCATCGAGTTTAACTCGAAGCACATCAACACCATGAATGTTTACCAGTTTGACCGTTCGCGAACTAGCTACACAGTTGAAGAGTTAGCGGTAGTCCCTGGGTCCAGACAACAAAACTACCAGGTTCTGCTCGACGAAGGCAAGTGTGACTGTGGGTATTTCCAGGCGCTTCATCTTCGATGTCGTCACATCCTTGCAGCATGCTCCCATGCAAGAATTGATTGGAGGGGGTTTGTGCATCTAGTGTATCGCATGGAGTCCGTCTTCAACGTATATAGGTTAGAGTTTCGTCCGATTGGACATGAGGATGATTGGCCATCCTATGAAGGGCGCATTCAGCCCAATCCTATGATGATGAGAGTGAAGAAAGGTCGACCAGTCAACTCAAGAATCCGGAATAACATGGATGATGTCGAGCATACCAGGGAGAAGAGGTGCAGCTTGTGTCGTCAACCTGGTGACACGCGGAAGACGTGTCCCACTGTTGACGGTGCAGGTGCATCGTCTAGCCGACGTTAG